A genome region from Bacteroides stercoris ATCC 43183 includes the following:
- a CDS encoding RagB/SusD family nutrient uptake outer membrane protein, protein MKLHKKITFGLLALTLVGPMTSCSDFLDEELTTQQNTDFFDTQEGIDRLEVSLYYNLRFHFAKEWACATTNYGTDEFRVGGDGSNASWNNYDGNFQSSIVSNSTNMYEVWDGMYIGINNANLLLSKVTPDSYKADNKNTYMGEAYFLRGFNYLKLVSQYGGVPLKLTPSETPEREFSRATAEETLQQVISDLKDAYKYLPETAPMTGKMTKDAAAHFLAKAYLLRASEINDDWNSATKEDDLKEALRLAQEVISHRSLAPNYADLWNYTEPNGANEQLDEIILAAQFSSDKATEGANGNQCHLYYVSVYKDLPQMQRDIAGEREYQRLRTTYYMYNVYDMVDDSRFWKSFKTKYAVNNPQKGSGYAHGDLGIMYVINRPGDTRFDAVQLNNQVTYDKTGKTIPTVFVAYPKDRNAEDDEALYDYTNRYCTLNKYIDGSRESRDSRVGFRDGILARLGETYLIAAEVLIRQGKYPDALGYINDLRARAAYKAGEDRSAYCDGGAAYNDKALGYKDDGVNSYFAENSYYESNNIDRNIKSATDLKITDIHNLPAEDEAIISKLGYSTDYDRMLCLLLNERSRELCGEFHRWQDLSRTLTLVERAKAFNPDAAPNIQERHNLRPIPQTYLDAIQKDGHALTPEEKKAEQNPGY, encoded by the coding sequence ATGAAACTACATAAAAAAATAACATTTGGCTTGTTAGCCTTGACTTTGGTAGGTCCGATGACTTCTTGCAGTGATTTTTTGGATGAGGAGTTGACTACTCAGCAGAATACAGACTTCTTCGATACTCAAGAAGGTATCGACCGTTTGGAAGTCAGTCTTTACTACAATTTACGTTTCCATTTTGCAAAAGAGTGGGCATGTGCCACTACTAACTATGGTACGGATGAGTTTCGTGTAGGTGGCGACGGTTCTAATGCTTCTTGGAATAATTATGATGGAAACTTCCAGTCATCGATTGTCAGCAACTCTACCAATATGTATGAAGTTTGGGATGGCATGTATATCGGTATCAACAATGCCAATCTGCTATTGAGTAAGGTTACTCCGGATAGTTACAAAGCAGACAATAAGAATACTTATATGGGAGAAGCTTATTTCCTGCGCGGGTTCAATTATCTGAAACTGGTATCTCAGTATGGGGGAGTTCCTTTGAAACTTACTCCGAGCGAAACTCCGGAACGTGAATTTTCTCGCGCTACTGCCGAAGAAACATTGCAACAGGTGATCAGTGACTTAAAAGACGCTTATAAGTATCTGCCCGAAACAGCTCCCATGACAGGAAAGATGACGAAAGATGCAGCAGCGCATTTTCTTGCCAAAGCATATTTGTTGCGTGCCAGTGAGATAAATGATGATTGGAACAGCGCAACGAAAGAGGATGATTTGAAAGAAGCATTACGTTTGGCGCAAGAGGTTATATCTCATCGTAGTTTAGCTCCGAATTATGCAGATTTGTGGAATTATACTGAGCCGAACGGTGCAAACGAGCAACTGGATGAAATAATTTTGGCAGCTCAGTTCTCTTCTGACAAAGCAACGGAAGGAGCTAATGGTAATCAGTGTCATCTCTATTATGTTTCCGTATACAAAGATTTGCCGCAAATGCAACGTGATATTGCCGGTGAACGCGAGTATCAACGTCTTAGAACTACTTATTATATGTACAATGTGTATGATATGGTCGATGACTCTCGTTTCTGGAAAAGTTTTAAAACGAAATATGCGGTGAACAACCCGCAAAAAGGTTCCGGATACGCACACGGTGATTTGGGTATCATGTATGTAATTAACCGTCCCGGTGACACTCGTTTTGATGCTGTACAGCTTAACAATCAGGTGACTTATGACAAGACGGGGAAAACAATTCCGACAGTGTTTGTAGCTTATCCGAAAGACCGCAACGCAGAAGATGATGAGGCTTTATATGATTATACTAATCGTTATTGTACGTTGAATAAGTATATTGACGGTTCCCGTGAATCGAGAGACAGTCGTGTTGGTTTCCGCGATGGTATTCTTGCCCGTTTGGGTGAAACCTATTTGATTGCAGCCGAAGTGTTGATTCGTCAAGGCAAGTATCCTGATGCTTTAGGCTATATCAATGATCTTCGTGCACGTGCCGCTTATAAAGCAGGAGAAGACCGTTCCGCATATTGCGATGGTGGTGCTGCTTATAATGATAAAGCGTTGGGATATAAGGATGACGGTGTGAATTCTTATTTTGCGGAGAATTCTTATTATGAGTCCAACAATATCGACAGAAACATTAAATCTGCTACAGACTTAAAGATTACGGATATTCACAACTTGCCGGCCGAAGATGAGGCTATTATCAGTAAATTAGGGTATAGTACGGATTATGACCGTATGCTGTGTCTGTTACTGAACGAACGTTCTCGTGAACTTTGCGGTGAATTTCATCGTTGGCAAGATTTATCAAGGACGTTGACTTTGGTCGAACGCGCCAAAGCATTTAATCCGGATGCTGCCCCCAATATTCAGGAACGTCATAATTTGCGTCCTATTCCGCAAACCTACCTGGATGCTATCCAAAAGGACGGTCATGCGTTAACTCCTGAAGAAAAGAAAGCGGAACAGAATCCCGGATATTAA
- a CDS encoding SDR family oxidoreductase: MNEQFSIAGKVAVITGAGGVLGGSIAKCFMQQGAKVVAVDIRQEQLDKRVEELKTYGEDVIGIVGNVLDIASLEKLADDIVAKWGRIDILLNIAGGNMPGATLAPDQHFYDMDISCWEKVTNLNMNGTVYPSLVFSKVMAKQGKGCIVNVSSMAAYSAITRVPGYSAAKTAVANFTQWLASELALKYGDGIRVNAIAPGFFIGDQNRAVLINPDGSLTDRSKKVLAKTPMKRFGDINELNGAVQFLCSDAASFVTGALLPIDGGFSAFSGV, encoded by the coding sequence ATGAACGAACAATTCAGTATTGCAGGTAAAGTAGCAGTTATCACCGGTGCAGGTGGTGTATTGGGTGGCAGCATTGCCAAGTGTTTTATGCAACAAGGCGCTAAAGTCGTAGCGGTAGACATCCGTCAGGAACAACTGGACAAGCGTGTAGAGGAACTGAAAACCTATGGTGAAGATGTAATCGGTATCGTCGGTAACGTGCTGGACATCGCCAGTCTTGAGAAACTTGCCGATGACATCGTTGCCAAGTGGGGACGTATCGACATTCTGCTCAACATTGCCGGCGGAAATATGCCGGGCGCAACTCTGGCTCCCGACCAGCACTTCTACGACATGGACATCTCCTGCTGGGAGAAAGTGACCAATCTGAACATGAACGGAACCGTTTACCCGTCTTTAGTGTTCAGCAAAGTGATGGCTAAGCAAGGTAAGGGCTGCATCGTCAACGTATCTTCCATGGCAGCTTACAGCGCCATCACCCGCGTTCCTGGCTATTCGGCAGCCAAGACAGCCGTTGCCAACTTCACCCAATGGCTGGCAAGCGAACTGGCACTGAAATACGGAGACGGTATCCGCGTCAATGCCATCGCCCCGGGCTTCTTCATCGGCGACCAGAACCGCGCCGTACTCATCAACCCCGACGGCTCACTGACCGACCGCAGCAAGAAAGTCTTGGCCAAAACCCCGATGAAACGCTTCGGCGACATCAACGAATTGAACGGCGCCGTACAGTTCCTGTGCAGCGATGCCGCCAGCTTCGTTACGGGTGCATTGCTTCCTATTGACGGCGGTTTCAGCGCATTCAGCGGAGTATAA
- the uxuA gene encoding mannonate dehydratase, with product MEKTWRWFGKKDKITLGMLRQIGVEGIVTALHDVPNGEIWTEEAINDLKTYIESYGLRWSVVESLPVCEAIKYAGPEREQLIENYKISLANLGKCGVKTVCYNFMPVIDWIRTDLQHPWADGTSSLYFDRVRFAYFDLRILQREGAEKDYSAEELAKVAELDKTITETEKDSLVDAIIVKTQGFVNGNIKEGDKNPVNIFRNLLALYKGIDRDALRENMRYFLAAIMPVCEEYGVNMCVHPDDPPFQVLGLPRIVTNEEDIAWFLNAVDNPHNGLTFCAGSLSAGEHNDTRELARKFASRTHFVHLRSTAAMPGGNFIESSHLTGRGHLIDLIRIFEQENPNLPMRVDHGRMMLGDENKGYNPGYSFHGRMLALAQVEGMMAVVQDEMKQKETQA from the coding sequence ATGGAAAAGACTTGGAGATGGTTCGGTAAGAAAGACAAAATAACGCTCGGTATGCTTCGGCAAATCGGTGTGGAAGGGATAGTTACCGCCTTGCACGATGTGCCCAACGGCGAAATCTGGACAGAAGAGGCCATCAACGATTTAAAGACATATATCGAGTCCTATGGCTTGCGCTGGTCGGTTGTGGAGAGCCTGCCCGTATGCGAGGCCATTAAATATGCCGGACCGGAACGCGAACAACTGATAGAGAACTACAAAATCAGTCTTGCCAATCTGGGCAAATGCGGTGTAAAGACCGTATGCTATAACTTCATGCCCGTTATCGACTGGATACGCACGGATTTACAACACCCCTGGGCAGACGGAACCTCATCGCTCTACTTCGACCGGGTGCGTTTTGCTTATTTCGACCTGCGCATTCTGCAACGTGAGGGAGCCGAAAAGGATTACTCCGCCGAAGAGCTGGCTAAAGTGGCCGAACTGGACAAGACCATCACCGAAACCGAAAAAGACAGCCTTGTCGATGCGATTATCGTAAAGACGCAGGGATTCGTAAACGGCAACATCAAGGAAGGCGACAAGAATCCGGTGAATATATTCAGAAATCTGCTTGCCTTGTACAAAGGTATCGACCGCGATGCGCTCCGCGAGAACATGCGGTATTTCCTTGCCGCCATCATGCCGGTGTGCGAGGAGTACGGCGTAAATATGTGCGTACATCCCGACGACCCGCCTTTCCAGGTACTGGGCTTGCCGCGTATCGTGACCAACGAAGAGGACATCGCCTGGTTCCTGAATGCAGTGGATAATCCACACAACGGACTGACGTTCTGTGCCGGCTCGCTCAGTGCGGGAGAGCATAACGACACCCGCGAACTCGCCAGGAAGTTTGCATCACGCACCCACTTTGTACATCTGCGCAGCACCGCAGCCATGCCGGGCGGCAACTTCATAGAAAGCTCCCACCTGACGGGACGCGGTCACCTCATCGACCTTATCCGCATCTTCGAGCAAGAAAACCCGAACCTGCCCATGCGTGTAGACCACGGACGGATGATGCTGGGCGATGAGAACAAGGGATATAATCCCGGCTATTCATTCCACGGCCGTATGCTGGCGCTGGCACAGGTGGAAGGCATGATGGCAGTGGTACAAGACGAAATGAAACAGAAGGAAACACAAGCATAA
- a CDS encoding NuoM family protein, translated as MNFLSIFVLIPLLMLLGLWLSRNIAQIRAVMVAGASALLVAAVGLTVVYLQARHGGATDEMLFRADVAWYPALNIHYSVGVDGISVAMLLLSAIIVFTGTFASWRLQPLTKEYFLWFTLLSMGVFGFFISTDLFTMFMFYEVALIPMYLLIGVWGSGRKEYAAMKLTLMLMGGSAFLLIGILGIYFGSGATTMNLLEIAQLHNIPVEQQRIWFPLTFLGFGVLGALFPFHTWSPDGHASAPTAVSMLHAGVLMKLGGYGCFRIAMYLMPEAAQELGWIFLVLTGISVVYGAFSACVQTDLKYINAYSSVSHCGLVLFAILMMNRTACTGAVLQMLSHGLMTALFFALIGMIYGRTHTRDVRELSGLMKIMPFLAVSYVIAGLANLGLPGLSGFIAEMTIFNGAFQHPDTFHRAWTVIACTSIVITAVYILRLVGKILYGTCTNKHHLTLTDATWDERTAVIILIACVAGLGLAPLWISNMIGDSVLPVVNLLATH; from the coding sequence ATGAATTTCTTATCCATATTCGTACTCATCCCCTTGCTGATGCTGTTGGGCCTCTGGCTCAGCCGTAATATCGCACAGATACGTGCGGTGATGGTAGCCGGCGCTTCGGCATTGCTCGTTGCAGCCGTCGGACTGACCGTCGTCTACCTGCAAGCCCGTCACGGCGGCGCTACGGATGAAATGCTGTTCCGTGCCGATGTAGCCTGGTATCCCGCCCTCAACATCCACTATTCCGTAGGGGTGGACGGCATCTCGGTAGCCATGCTGCTGCTCTCGGCCATTATCGTGTTTACGGGTACATTCGCTTCCTGGCGTCTGCAACCGCTGACCAAAGAATATTTCCTGTGGTTCACCCTGCTGTCGATGGGTGTGTTCGGTTTCTTTATCTCGACCGACCTGTTCACCATGTTCATGTTCTACGAGGTAGCGCTCATCCCGATGTACCTGCTGATTGGCGTATGGGGTTCGGGACGCAAGGAATACGCTGCCATGAAACTGACGCTGATGCTGATGGGCGGTTCCGCTTTCCTGCTTATCGGTATCCTCGGTATCTACTTCGGTAGCGGCGCCACCACCATGAACCTGCTGGAGATAGCCCAACTGCACAATATTCCCGTGGAGCAACAACGCATCTGGTTCCCGCTTACCTTCCTCGGTTTCGGCGTGCTGGGCGCTCTGTTCCCGTTCCATACCTGGAGCCCCGACGGTCACGCATCCGCACCTACCGCCGTCAGCATGCTGCATGCAGGCGTACTGATGAAGCTGGGCGGCTACGGCTGTTTCCGCATCGCTATGTACCTGATGCCCGAAGCCGCACAGGAGCTCGGCTGGATATTCCTCGTACTGACGGGTATCTCCGTGGTGTACGGCGCATTCTCCGCTTGCGTGCAGACCGACCTGAAGTACATCAATGCCTACTCTTCCGTATCGCACTGCGGACTGGTGCTTTTCGCCATCCTGATGATGAACCGGACGGCCTGTACGGGTGCCGTGCTGCAAATGCTTTCCCACGGATTGATGACCGCCCTGTTCTTCGCCCTTATCGGTATGATATACGGACGGACGCACACACGCGACGTACGCGAGCTTAGCGGACTGATGAAGATTATGCCTTTCCTGGCCGTATCCTATGTCATCGCCGGTCTGGCGAACCTCGGTCTGCCGGGACTCAGCGGTTTTATTGCCGAAATGACAATCTTCAACGGCGCTTTCCAGCATCCCGATACCTTCCACCGCGCATGGACCGTCATCGCTTGTACGAGTATCGTGATTACCGCAGTCTACATCCTGCGCCTTGTCGGTAAAATCCTCTACGGAACCTGTACCAACAAGCACCACCTGACATTGACCGATGCCACCTGGGACGAACGTACCGCCGTAATCATCCTCATTGCCTGCGTAGCCGGACTGGGTCTTGCTCCGCTGTGGATAAGCAACATGATTGGAGACAGCGTGCTGCCGGTAGTCAACCTATTAGCCACTCACTAA
- a CDS encoding NADH-quinone oxidoreductase subunit N: protein MDYSQFLLMKEELSLIAVIVILFIADLFMSPDAHKHDGKPMLNTMLPVALLIVHTLITIVPGPAADAFGGMYHNQPIQSIVKSILSVGTLIVFLMAHEWMRRPDAAIKQGEFYVLTLSTLLGMYFMISAGHFLMFFIGLETASIPMAALVAFDKYRHHSAEAGAKYILTALFSSGLLLYGLSLIYGTVGTLYFADIPAHLDGSPLQIMAFVFFFSGMGFKISLVPFHLWTADVYEGAPSTVTAYLSVISKGAAAFVLMTILYKVFAPMAAQWQEVLYWVIIASITLANLFALRQENLKRLMAFSSISQAGYIMLGVISGTSLGMTSLVYYVLIYLFANLAVFTVITIVALRADKFTLEDYNGLYTTNPKLAFLMTLALFSLAGIPPFAGFFSKFFIFAAAFESGFHLLVFIALINTILSLYYYLKIVKAMYINKSDEPIAAFRSDNYTRAGLAICTLGIVALSIASVVYQSIDKFSFGM from the coding sequence ATGGATTACTCCCAATTTCTATTAATGAAAGAAGAGCTGTCGCTGATAGCGGTTATCGTTATCCTCTTCATAGCCGACCTCTTCATGAGTCCGGATGCGCACAAGCACGACGGCAAGCCGATGTTGAACACCATGCTGCCCGTTGCCCTGCTCATCGTCCATACGCTTATAACCATCGTTCCCGGTCCGGCAGCCGACGCTTTCGGCGGGATGTACCATAACCAACCGATACAGAGTATCGTCAAATCCATTCTCAGCGTAGGTACGCTCATCGTGTTCCTTATGGCGCATGAGTGGATGCGCCGCCCCGATGCGGCAATCAAGCAGGGCGAGTTCTATGTACTGACACTCTCCACGCTGCTGGGTATGTACTTCATGATTTCCGCCGGGCACTTCCTGATGTTCTTCATCGGACTGGAAACGGCCAGCATCCCCATGGCTGCGCTGGTGGCTTTCGATAAGTACCGCCACCACTCTGCCGAAGCAGGCGCCAAGTACATCCTTACCGCACTCTTCTCCAGCGGACTGCTGCTTTACGGCCTTTCGCTGATATACGGTACGGTAGGCACACTCTACTTTGCCGATATCCCGGCACATCTGGACGGAAGCCCGTTGCAGATTATGGCATTCGTATTCTTCTTCTCCGGCATGGGATTCAAGATTTCGCTGGTGCCTTTCCACCTGTGGACGGCCGACGTATACGAAGGTGCTCCGAGTACGGTAACCGCTTACCTGAGCGTTATCTCCAAAGGTGCGGCGGCATTCGTGCTGATGACCATCCTCTATAAGGTATTCGCACCGATGGCGGCGCAATGGCAGGAAGTGCTCTACTGGGTTATCATCGCCTCTATCACGCTCGCCAACCTCTTTGCGCTGCGTCAGGAGAATTTGAAACGGTTGATGGCGTTCTCCAGTATCTCGCAAGCCGGTTACATCATGCTGGGTGTTATCAGCGGAACGTCGCTGGGTATGACGTCGCTGGTGTACTACGTACTGATTTACCTGTTTGCCAACCTCGCCGTCTTTACCGTTATCACGATTGTAGCATTGCGCGCCGATAAGTTTACACTGGAAGATTACAACGGATTGTACACCACCAACCCTAAGCTGGCTTTCCTTATGACGCTGGCACTATTCTCGCTGGCAGGTATTCCGCCGTTCGCAGGCTTCTTCTCGAAGTTCTTCATCTTTGCGGCGGCATTCGAAAGTGGTTTTCATCTGCTGGTGTTCATTGCGTTAATCAATACGATTCTGTCGCTTTACTACTATCTGAAGATTGTAAAGGCAATGTATATCAACAAGAGCGATGAGCCTATCGCCGCTTTCCGTAGCGATAACTACACGCGTGCCGGCCTTGCCATCTGTACGCTAGGCATCGTGGCGCTGAGTATTGCCAGCGTGGTATACCAGTCCATCGACAAGTTCTCGTTCGGTATGTAA
- a CDS encoding SusC/RagA family TonB-linked outer membrane protein → MRSRKKEGVYFMSILKRQVLFVLFAFAATLCAFAQNKTITGLVVDGNGESIIGASVLVKGTTNGIITDIDGKFTLNDVPEAGVIQISYIGYKTQEISAKNKANLKVVLVEDNEMLDEVVVVGYGVQKKSDVTGAMIRVGSEELNSRPVANAFEAMQGKAAGVDIVSNERPGEVGTINVRGVRSLSASNTPLYVVDGIPLMSNSGIETLNPQDIESIDVLKDASATAIYGSRGANGVILVTTKSGKEGKMSLNYSGTVTIENLQDYSEMMNSAEYIDWRRWSYYYLNPSKYPRGDQPTKENDYEIFLGATDPTAWKNIEKGWAGGTWDGSRVPNTDWCDMVTQTGVTHEHTLSASGGTDKMKGYASIGYLDNEGTVKGQSYTRYTTKLSLDLKPTKWFNLGLNVNGTFSEQQYGSSASSVGQLIKGMPSNLYAASTSLFPYASPYDEDGNRIEYPGGDDKVKNVMNEWNNSQNERRMFRAIGSLYAQLDLGEIYAPLKGLRYRFNFGPDFRYYRNGTFRNEESISSEGKNRASLSNQSDFSWTLDNLIYYDKEFGKHSVGLTLLQSATGYHYEESSMAAEGIPLESAKWNALSKENVSLLDEWNSGLIEKQLLSYMFRVNYDYNNKYLLTVSGRWDGASQLAEGNKWAFFPSAALGWRLDQEEFLKDVTWLNQLKFRLGVGVTGNSAIDPYQTKGAIVSLYYPFGSALAPGYAASEPLIKDGAVAMANKNLSWEKTTQYNIGLDYSVLNGRISGVLDFYTSRTTDLLMAMTIPSLNGYTNTYANVGKTSNIGVDITLNTVNVKTRDFEWSTSINAAWQKDKIDELANGKEDDINNNWFIGQALGVIYGYECGGLWKEEDAAEMAKFNAKGHSFQAGMVRPIDQNGDYKIDPNDDRVIIGHTRPRWTFGMTNTFTYKNFDLSVMMYGRFDYMVDTGGEWQGGRYMQRKINYYNENNKNAEYQKPIYNIGGGDPYYRIVGYKNGSFLKVRNISLGYTFPQTLIKKWNLSNLKVYVQAKNPGRIFSNIDFLELDASQAFTSTWNRGFTIGLNVGF, encoded by the coding sequence ATGAGAAGCAGGAAGAAAGAAGGAGTATATTTTATGAGTATACTCAAGCGTCAGGTGCTGTTTGTGCTCTTTGCTTTTGCAGCAACCTTATGCGCATTCGCGCAAAACAAAACAATCACAGGACTTGTGGTAGACGGAAACGGTGAATCCATCATCGGTGCCAGTGTTCTTGTCAAAGGGACAACGAACGGAATTATCACTGACATCGACGGTAAGTTCACACTGAATGATGTGCCTGAAGCGGGAGTTATCCAGATTAGTTATATCGGCTACAAGACTCAGGAAATCTCCGCTAAGAACAAGGCCAATCTTAAAGTGGTGCTTGTAGAAGACAATGAAATGCTGGATGAAGTAGTGGTAGTAGGCTATGGTGTTCAGAAGAAATCGGACGTTACCGGTGCCATGATTCGCGTAGGTTCCGAGGAACTGAATTCACGTCCGGTAGCCAACGCCTTTGAAGCTATGCAGGGCAAGGCAGCTGGTGTAGACATTGTCAGCAATGAGCGCCCGGGCGAAGTGGGAACGATTAACGTACGCGGTGTGCGCTCTTTGAGTGCCAGCAATACTCCGCTGTATGTAGTGGATGGTATTCCTTTGATGTCCAATAGCGGTATTGAAACTTTGAATCCGCAGGACATTGAGTCTATTGATGTATTGAAAGACGCCTCTGCTACGGCTATTTACGGTTCTCGTGGTGCTAATGGCGTTATTCTGGTTACTACCAAATCCGGTAAGGAGGGTAAGATGTCTTTGAACTACTCCGGTACGGTTACTATCGAAAACCTGCAGGACTATTCCGAAATGATGAACTCTGCAGAGTATATCGATTGGCGTCGTTGGTCTTATTACTATCTGAATCCTTCCAAATATCCTCGAGGAGACCAGCCCACTAAAGAGAACGATTATGAGATCTTTTTAGGTGCTACAGACCCTACGGCTTGGAAAAACATTGAAAAAGGCTGGGCAGGTGGTACTTGGGACGGCTCTCGCGTGCCTAATACGGATTGGTGTGATATGGTTACGCAGACTGGAGTTACCCATGAACACACGTTGAGTGCCAGTGGAGGTACGGACAAGATGAAAGGTTATGCGTCTATCGGTTATTTGGATAATGAGGGTACGGTGAAAGGGCAGTCTTATACTCGTTATACTACAAAACTGAGTTTAGATTTGAAGCCTACTAAATGGTTTAATTTAGGATTGAATGTTAATGGTACGTTTAGTGAACAGCAATATGGTTCGTCTGCAAGTTCTGTCGGTCAGTTGATAAAGGGTATGCCTTCTAACTTATATGCAGCATCTACCAGTTTGTTCCCTTATGCTTCACCTTATGATGAGGATGGCAACCGTATTGAATATCCCGGTGGTGATGATAAAGTAAAGAATGTAATGAATGAATGGAACAACAGTCAGAATGAACGTCGTATGTTCCGTGCTATCGGTAGTTTGTATGCTCAATTGGATTTAGGTGAAATTTACGCTCCTTTAAAAGGCCTTAGATATCGTTTTAATTTCGGACCGGATTTCCGTTATTATAGAAACGGTACATTCCGTAATGAAGAGTCAATTAGCAGTGAAGGTAAGAATCGCGCTTCCTTGTCTAACCAGTCTGACTTTTCCTGGACGTTGGATAACTTGATTTACTATGACAAAGAATTTGGAAAACATTCAGTGGGACTTACTTTATTGCAAAGTGCTACAGGGTATCACTACGAAGAATCCTCTATGGCGGCAGAAGGTATTCCTTTGGAAAGTGCGAAATGGAATGCGTTATCAAAAGAAAATGTCTCTTTGCTGGATGAGTGGAATAGCGGACTGATTGAGAAACAGCTCCTTTCTTATATGTTCCGTGTGAACTATGACTATAATAATAAGTACTTATTGACAGTTTCCGGTCGTTGGGATGGTGCTTCACAGCTTGCAGAAGGCAATAAGTGGGCTTTCTTCCCCAGTGCGGCTTTGGGTTGGCGTCTTGATCAGGAAGAGTTTCTGAAAGATGTTACTTGGTTAAACCAGTTGAAATTCCGTTTGGGTGTTGGTGTTACCGGTAATTCGGCTATCGACCCTTATCAGACGAAGGGTGCTATAGTTTCGCTCTATTATCCGTTCGGTTCTGCGCTTGCTCCCGGTTATGCCGCTTCGGAACCATTGATTAAAGATGGAGCTGTGGCAATGGCCAATAAGAATTTGTCTTGGGAAAAGACCACGCAGTATAACATCGGTCTTGACTACTCGGTATTAAACGGACGAATTTCGGGAGTTCTTGATTTCTATACTTCACGTACTACTGATTTGTTGATGGCAATGACAATTCCTTCATTGAATGGTTATACTAATACGTATGCCAATGTAGGTAAAACATCCAATATAGGTGTGGATATAACGTTGAATACCGTTAACGTCAAAACACGTGATTTTGAATGGTCTACCAGTATTAATGCTGCATGGCAGAAAGACAAAATTGATGAATTGGCAAATGGTAAAGAGGACGATATAAATAATAATTGGTTTATAGGACAGGCGTTGGGGGTAATTTACGGCTACGAGTGTGGCGGACTTTGGAAAGAAGAAGACGCTGCCGAAATGGCTAAGTTCAATGCCAAAGGGCATTCATTCCAAGCTGGTATGGTACGTCCTATAGACCAAAATGGTGATTATAAAATCGACCCGAATGACGATCGTGTAATCATAGGACATACTCGTCCCCGTTGGACTTTTGGTATGACGAATACGTTTACTTACAAGAATTTCGACCTCTCTGTTATGATGTACGGACGCTTCGATTATATGGTAGATACCGGCGGTGAATGGCAGGGTGGACGTTATATGCAGCGTAAGATAAATTATTATAACGAAAACAACAAGAATGCAGAATATCAGAAACCTATTTACAATATTGGCGGTGGAGACCCTTACTATCGTATTGTAGGTTATAAGAACGGTTCATTCCTGAAAGTACGTAACATATCTTTGGGTTACACTTTCCCGCAGACGCTCATCAAGAAGTGGAATTTATCTAATTTAAAGGTTTATGTACAAGCCAAGAATCCGGGACGAATTTTCTCTAATATTGATTTCTTGGAATTGGATGCTTCGCAAGCATTTACTTCTACTTGGAATCGTGGATTCACAATTGGTTTGAATGTTGGATTTTAA
- a CDS encoding AraC family transcriptional regulator yields the protein MRQIINEQLQISESNPIKARYYDYDRFTYPWHFHSQYEIIYVKKSCGRCFVGDCIECFSEGDVVLFGPSLPHYMRSDDAYHGDNPRLRVQGTIIQFEENFMQYSFDHYPQFHQIRVLLKEARRGVVFHTADAGAVRDMVSAFPELKGFGQITGLLDLLQALAVSVPRRMLASPCYYEKFPTAGNKRIDKIISFINSNYTRSLKLDEIAEMANMNSSAFCRFFKDATGKTFLQYVADMRIGYACKLLTIGDMEISQIAVECGFDSIPHFNRTFKQLTGLTPTQYRNQIMK from the coding sequence ATGAGACAGATAATAAACGAACAGCTCCAGATATCGGAGTCCAACCCGATAAAGGCGCGCTATTACGACTACGACCGCTTCACTTACCCCTGGCATTTCCACAGCCAGTACGAAATAATCTATGTGAAGAAAAGCTGCGGCCGTTGCTTTGTGGGCGATTGCATAGAGTGTTTTTCGGAAGGAGATGTGGTATTGTTCGGTCCCAGCCTGCCTCATTATATGCGGAGTGACGATGCTTATCACGGCGATAATCCCCGGTTGCGGGTGCAAGGAACTATCATTCAGTTTGAGGAGAACTTCATGCAATACTCGTTCGACCATTATCCGCAGTTTCACCAGATACGGGTGTTGCTGAAAGAGGCCAGACGGGGTGTTGTCTTTCACACGGCCGATGCCGGTGCGGTACGCGACATGGTATCCGCTTTTCCCGAACTGAAAGGATTCGGACAGATAACCGGTTTGCTGGATTTATTGCAGGCATTGGCGGTATCCGTCCCAAGAAGGATGCTGGCAAGCCCTTGCTACTATGAGAAGTTTCCCACAGCGGGAAACAAGCGTATCGATAAAATCATCTCCTTTATCAATAGCAACTACACCCGTTCCCTCAAGCTCGACGAGATAGCCGAAATGGCGAATATGAACAGCAGCGCCTTTTGCCGTTTCTTCAAGGACGCCACGGGAAAGACTTTCCTGCAATATGTGGCGGACATGCGCATTGGTTATGCCTGCAAACTGCTGACCATTGGCGATATGGAGATTTCGCAGATAGCTGTGGAGTGCGGGTTCGACTCTATTCCGCACTTCAACCGCACCTTCAAGCAACTGACGGGACTGACACCGACGCAGTACCGGAATCAGATAATGAAATGA